The following are from one region of the Bactrocera oleae isolate idBacOlea1 chromosome 6, idBacOlea1, whole genome shotgun sequence genome:
- the LOC106621087 gene encoding uncharacterized protein, with amino-acid sequence MHFLTLTLVACATLGAANADVSHLAKHYIPPRMMMPPVVAGSAVLIGPSNSMRLTHRGQHTVTTIEKQELRELPTQTEYLRPGRMPYGIGGNMENYQGQNGMRAAERGVEKPLAMMMPRELLAPAPPAPTATEPAKQEQAAIVAPSNRYLAPAMSEMTEGQMRQHADMLSKQYLAPAKTPWNR; translated from the exons ATG CATTTTCTCACTTTGACGCTTGTGGCATGTGCAACCTTAGGCGCTGCCAACGCAGATGTCTCACATTTGGCCAAACACTACATACCACCAAGAATGATGATGCCACCTGTTGTGGCCGGCAGCGCAGTGCTAATAGGTCCGAGTAATAGCATGCGCTTAACCCATCGTGGGCAGCACACAGTGACCACAATTGAGAAGCAGGAATTGCGCGAGTTGCCGACACAAACGGAATATCTGCGACCGGGACGCATGCCTTATGGCATTGGTGGCAACATGGAAAACTACCAGGGACAAAATGGCATGCGCGCAGCTGAACGTGGTGTTGAGAAACCGCTGGCTATGATGATGCCAAGAGAACTGTTGGCACCAGCACCACCGGCGCCAACAGCGACCGAACCAGCAAAGCAAGAACAAGCAGCAATTGTTGCACCAAGTAACCGGTATTTGGCGCCTGCGATGAGCGAAATGACAGAAGGACAGATGAGGCAGCATGCTGACATGCTCTCGAAACAGTACTTGGCACCAGCGAAAACACCGTGGAACAGATGA